A single window of Rubripirellula lacrimiformis DNA harbors:
- a CDS encoding DUF1552 domain-containing protein — MSKQKNLGRRRFVIQSVAGSLALPGLSSVMADTVPGNTPIETTRGAGVGARRFVAVGNLLGFQQKHFFPETTGREFEETPLLKPLAANRDQITVYRGLDHGLRGGHFAVHTFLSGVLHHESKNRRDGNVTIDQFIADEVGKQTRFASLTVGSEGGIHGGCQMSWTKSGVRVPPITGPAALFDQLFTTDSKERHARQVKANSLQASVLDSIMDEAGWLSKRVNQEDKSKLDEYFSSIRDVEKRLQARRTWADQPKPEAPFDKPADTNTVDDLPMLYELIALALQTDSTRVATLEIGGSFLPQNLGIDKSYHSLSHHGNDEDAIADLVKLETYQLEHYGKFLTRLAGIQDGQQSLLDSTAVLFGSGMGNGSSHTNSDLPIVLAGGGYGRGEFKKVDSKHSGSVPLCNLYVDIAQRMGVPTESFGTSTGSFA; from the coding sequence ATGTCAAAACAAAAGAATCTTGGTCGTCGGCGTTTCGTCATTCAGTCCGTAGCCGGTTCGCTTGCGCTGCCGGGATTGTCATCGGTGATGGCTGACACGGTGCCTGGCAATACGCCCATCGAAACCACTCGTGGCGCGGGTGTCGGTGCCCGTCGTTTTGTTGCCGTCGGTAACCTGCTCGGGTTCCAACAGAAGCATTTCTTCCCGGAGACAACGGGACGAGAATTCGAAGAAACACCCCTGCTGAAACCGTTGGCCGCCAATCGCGATCAGATCACGGTCTATCGTGGACTCGACCACGGCCTGCGTGGCGGTCACTTTGCGGTGCACACATTCCTGTCGGGCGTGCTGCATCACGAGTCGAAGAACCGACGTGACGGAAACGTTACGATCGATCAATTCATTGCTGACGAAGTTGGCAAACAAACGCGGTTCGCGTCGTTGACGGTGGGTTCCGAAGGTGGGATCCACGGTGGCTGCCAAATGTCGTGGACGAAATCGGGTGTCCGTGTTCCACCGATCACAGGCCCGGCAGCCCTGTTTGACCAATTGTTCACGACCGATTCGAAGGAACGTCACGCGCGGCAAGTCAAAGCGAACTCGCTGCAAGCTTCGGTACTGGATTCGATCATGGACGAAGCTGGCTGGCTTTCCAAGCGAGTCAACCAAGAAGACAAGTCGAAGCTGGACGAGTATTTCAGCTCCATTCGCGACGTCGAAAAGCGGCTTCAGGCACGGCGAACATGGGCCGATCAGCCCAAGCCCGAGGCACCGTTCGATAAACCCGCGGACACGAATACCGTCGACGACCTGCCGATGTTGTATGAACTGATCGCATTGGCTTTGCAGACCGATTCGACACGTGTTGCGACGCTAGAAATTGGCGGTAGCTTCCTGCCGCAAAACCTTGGCATCGACAAGTCTTATCACAGTCTTTCGCACCACGGAAACGACGAAGATGCGATCGCCGATTTGGTCAAGCTGGAAACTTATCAGTTAGAGCATTACGGTAAATTCCTGACGCGGCTGGCCGGAATCCAAGATGGCCAGCAGTCGCTGTTGGATTCAACGGCGGTACTGTTCGGAAGTGGAATGGGCAACGGCAGCTCGCACACCAACAGTGATCTGCCGATCGTTCTGGCCGGCGGTGGTTACGGTCGCGGCGAATTCAAAAAGGTGGATTCGAAACACTCGGGAAGTGTTCCACTTTGCAATTTGTACGTCGACATCGCTCAGCGAATGGGTGTCCCAACCGAATCGTTCGGAACCAGCACTGGCAGCTTCGCTTGA
- a CDS encoding DUF1592 domain-containing protein: MTAMNFVRILRSQTLPVVCFFAACLLTNGTTFAMEPDSDSKLSETDSDRAVRVTQFLTRYCVDCHSADTAEGEREFDSFALPIQTQDQLITADEVIDQVTLKLMPPQDAEQPTDEDRLALVSDLRSGIELARDQFRSTGGRTVMRRLSNREYETTLATLFGRRVDTLGLTADFPKDNTSQHMDTVGESLVTSGFLLDQYFQAASRLVDIRLGKPEMVPKSWHFTDNFRQYEELTGSHQAVFKFKFLCLYEQPNTDTRQGGYGHIEDFLEGVPVSGMYDIEVHAQAMHRDTHYDPKIFRIDFSEPFQLAVVPGDATKGHIHYPQAIEPILGTAIVPDDQPEWLSFRVWLDAGQTPRFIFPNGPYESRASVIAANKRYKDEFKNPKEGVSRSTLLREGALPHIKIGEIKIQGPVQEPAGGKEEQAVFGDEGFQEDKALLQLYAFAQKAFRRPLIESDRGRIESIYQKRLSEDASARQAALDTVKFILCSPSFLYLSEVTAPGADQLGPFDLASRLSYALWGCPPDQELFAAAESGRLNELDELKSQARRMLADKRSEEFVKGFLDGWLNLRDIGNLPPPRKDAWQYYSENLPDSMKQEARQFFRNLLDHNGPISDFLDADYTFVDKKLAKLYQLPEQDTLRLADGFQRVELDQNKQRGGLLGMAGVLTVSANGVDTSPVTRGVWVLENILGIRPPPPPDEVPALDADTNGATTIREKLAKHSEDKTCIVCHRSIDPLGFALETFDPIGRWRTKYPKPNGKGSGAKVDPSGKLSTGEEFDDFTSFKKSLLESRREMFARNLVEKLLTYTTGRHMERVDQYAIDDILDRVAADDDGLQTMVIEVLASPIFRSP; this comes from the coding sequence ATGACCGCTATGAACTTCGTTCGGATCCTTCGATCCCAGACGTTGCCAGTCGTTTGCTTCTTCGCCGCTTGTCTACTGACCAACGGGACGACGTTTGCGATGGAGCCGGATTCCGATTCGAAGTTGTCCGAAACCGATTCGGACCGAGCAGTCCGAGTCACCCAGTTTTTGACTCGCTACTGCGTCGATTGCCACAGCGCCGATACCGCAGAGGGCGAGCGTGAATTTGATTCATTTGCATTGCCGATCCAGACGCAAGACCAGCTGATCACGGCCGACGAAGTGATCGACCAGGTGACATTGAAATTGATGCCACCCCAAGACGCCGAACAGCCCACGGACGAGGATCGTTTGGCTTTGGTCAGTGATCTCCGCAGCGGTATCGAACTGGCACGCGATCAATTCCGGTCCACGGGTGGTCGAACGGTGATGCGTCGGCTTTCCAATCGCGAATACGAAACGACGTTGGCAACACTGTTTGGTCGCCGCGTCGACACTCTGGGGCTAACCGCCGATTTCCCCAAAGATAATACCAGCCAACACATGGACACGGTTGGCGAATCGTTGGTGACATCGGGGTTTCTGCTAGACCAATATTTCCAAGCCGCTTCTCGCTTGGTCGATATTCGCTTGGGCAAACCAGAGATGGTGCCAAAGTCGTGGCATTTCACCGACAATTTCCGCCAGTACGAAGAACTGACCGGTTCGCACCAAGCCGTCTTCAAATTCAAATTCCTGTGTCTGTATGAACAGCCCAATACCGACACGCGGCAGGGTGGTTACGGTCACATCGAGGACTTTTTAGAGGGCGTGCCGGTATCTGGGATGTACGACATTGAAGTGCACGCACAAGCGATGCACCGCGATACCCACTATGACCCGAAAATCTTTCGCATCGACTTCTCGGAACCCTTCCAGCTAGCGGTTGTTCCGGGCGACGCAACCAAGGGTCATATCCATTACCCGCAAGCGATCGAGCCGATTCTGGGAACCGCGATTGTCCCCGACGATCAACCGGAATGGCTCAGTTTCCGAGTGTGGCTGGATGCCGGTCAAACGCCGCGTTTCATCTTCCCGAACGGGCCCTACGAATCGCGTGCTTCCGTCATTGCCGCCAACAAACGATACAAGGACGAATTCAAGAATCCGAAAGAGGGTGTCAGTCGTAGCACGCTGCTTCGCGAAGGAGCACTGCCGCATATCAAGATCGGTGAAATCAAAATCCAAGGCCCGGTGCAGGAACCTGCCGGCGGCAAGGAAGAACAAGCCGTGTTCGGAGACGAAGGATTTCAAGAAGACAAGGCGTTGCTGCAACTTTACGCGTTTGCGCAAAAAGCCTTCCGACGCCCGCTGATCGAATCGGATCGCGGCAGGATTGAATCCATCTATCAGAAACGGTTGTCCGAGGACGCATCGGCACGCCAGGCGGCCTTGGACACGGTGAAGTTCATTCTGTGTTCACCGTCGTTTCTGTACCTCAGCGAAGTCACGGCCCCAGGTGCGGACCAACTGGGACCATTCGATCTTGCTTCGCGACTGTCGTATGCATTGTGGGGATGCCCGCCCGACCAGGAACTGTTTGCCGCGGCCGAGTCGGGGCGGTTGAACGAGTTGGACGAACTGAAGTCGCAGGCTAGACGTATGCTGGCTGACAAGCGATCGGAAGAGTTCGTCAAAGGATTTCTGGACGGCTGGTTGAATCTTCGAGACATCGGAAATCTTCCGCCGCCTCGCAAGGACGCTTGGCAATATTACTCGGAAAACCTGCCCGATTCGATGAAGCAGGAAGCTCGCCAGTTCTTCCGAAACCTGTTGGATCACAACGGACCGATCAGCGACTTCCTGGACGCTGACTACACCTTCGTCGATAAGAAATTGGCCAAGCTGTATCAGTTGCCAGAACAGGACACGCTGCGACTAGCCGACGGTTTTCAGCGCGTCGAATTGGACCAGAACAAGCAACGCGGCGGGCTGCTAGGAATGGCTGGCGTCCTGACCGTCAGCGCCAACGGGGTCGATACATCGCCGGTGACACGCGGTGTTTGGGTGCTGGAGAACATTCTAGGCATACGGCCTCCGCCGCCCCCCGACGAAGTCCCCGCGCTGGATGCTGATACCAACGGAGCGACCACGATCCGCGAAAAGTTGGCGAAGCATAGCGAAGACAAAACGTGCATCGTGTGCCACCGCAGCATCGACCCGCTGGGTTTCGCGCTCGAAACGTTCGATCCCATTGGCCGATGGCGAACCAAATATCCCAAGCCCAATGGCAAGGGATCCGGCGCGAAGGTAGATCCGTCCGGTAAACTTTCCACAGGCGAAGAATTTGACGATTTCACGAGCTTCAAGAAGTCGTTGCTGGAAAGCCGTCGAGAGATGTTCGCACGAAACTTGGTCGAAAAGCTGCTGACCTACACCACCGGCCGACATATGGAACGAGTCGATCAGTACGCCATCGACGACATTCTGGACCGAGTGGCCGCTGATGATGACGGTTTGCAGACGATGGTGATCGAAGTGTTGGCGAGTCCGATTTTTCGATCGCCATGA
- a CDS encoding isochorismatase family protein, giving the protein MIRLTILMLVCGMVFVGPFAFGQTDSVMWQLQLQSRSIPESGESAQPSLERQSWSADQTALIVCDMWDLHHCYRAVQREEQLLKPMQSLVTHMRDAGATIIHSPSSCMDHYQDHPARKRAMSLVGHEAPPEIESWCYKIDTESAVTYPLDQSDGGEDDTPEEHAAWANKLTEMGLDPKQPWSKQHDGLTIDPASDYVTDQGKEVWSILKSRGIQNVAIVGVHTNMCVLGRPFGLRQLAKNGVNVVLVRDLTDAMYNPKSWPYVSHAEGTQRIIQYIEQTVSPTITSDQIVGGSPFVIQPIAASGK; this is encoded by the coding sequence ATGATCCGTCTTACGATCTTGATGTTGGTCTGCGGAATGGTCTTTGTCGGTCCATTTGCCTTCGGCCAAACCGATTCGGTGATGTGGCAGTTGCAACTACAGTCTCGGTCGATTCCCGAATCGGGCGAATCGGCGCAGCCCTCGCTAGAGCGTCAATCGTGGTCGGCCGACCAGACGGCGCTGATCGTCTGCGACATGTGGGATCTTCACCACTGCTATCGTGCGGTGCAACGCGAAGAACAACTGCTGAAGCCGATGCAATCTCTCGTTACGCACATGCGTGATGCCGGTGCGACGATCATTCATTCCCCCAGCAGCTGCATGGATCACTACCAAGATCATCCGGCACGAAAGCGGGCGATGTCTTTGGTCGGGCATGAAGCGCCGCCGGAAATCGAATCATGGTGCTACAAAATCGACACGGAATCCGCGGTCACCTATCCCTTGGACCAGTCCGATGGCGGCGAGGACGATACACCCGAGGAACACGCTGCTTGGGCGAACAAGTTGACCGAGATGGGATTGGATCCCAAGCAACCCTGGTCGAAACAGCACGACGGGCTGACGATCGATCCTGCTAGCGACTACGTTACCGACCAAGGAAAAGAAGTCTGGTCCATTTTGAAGTCGCGAGGTATCCAGAACGTTGCCATCGTGGGCGTGCACACCAACATGTGCGTGCTTGGTCGGCCCTTCGGACTTCGTCAGCTGGCAAAGAACGGAGTCAATGTTGTTCTGGTTCGCGATCTGACCGATGCCATGTACAACCCAAAATCGTGGCCCTACGTTTCACACGCCGAGGGCACGCAGCGGATCATTCAGTACATCGAACAGACTGTGAGTCCGACGATTACCAGCGACCAAATCGTAGGGGGATCTCCCTTCGTGATCCAGCCGATCGCAGCTTCCGGCAAGTAG
- a CDS encoding zinc metallopeptidase, which yields MNDPIFLLLLFGIPVISKIVSSQMRKRFVQFSKDPTALSGREAAEQMLATRGITDVAVISTPGQLTDHYDPRTKTVNLSQVVYGERNVAAVAVATHECGHAVQDATGYPMLTARSKMVPLMKISNVALPVLAFGGAGVSEIAGQHGTALLCLLALGMPALFSLVTLPVEFNASRRALAWQEEVGIAAGDQQSGAKKALFWAAMTYVVAALGAIIQALYFAKIFLGRGRRG from the coding sequence ATGAACGATCCCATTTTCTTATTGTTGCTGTTCGGAATTCCTGTGATCAGCAAAATCGTTTCATCCCAAATGCGGAAACGCTTCGTTCAGTTCTCGAAGGATCCAACTGCGTTGTCTGGGCGAGAAGCTGCCGAGCAGATGTTGGCAACGCGAGGAATCACCGACGTCGCAGTGATCTCGACACCTGGCCAATTGACCGATCATTACGATCCGCGAACCAAGACGGTCAACCTTAGTCAGGTCGTCTACGGCGAACGAAACGTTGCGGCGGTAGCGGTTGCGACACACGAATGCGGTCACGCTGTCCAAGATGCGACCGGTTACCCGATGCTGACCGCCAGATCGAAGATGGTGCCACTGATGAAGATCAGCAACGTAGCGCTACCGGTTCTGGCATTCGGCGGTGCAGGCGTGTCGGAAATCGCTGGACAACATGGAACCGCACTGTTGTGTCTGTTGGCACTGGGGATGCCGGCGTTGTTTAGCCTTGTCACGTTGCCGGTCGAATTCAACGCCAGTCGCCGGGCGCTTGCCTGGCAAGAGGAAGTCGGCATCGCGGCGGGCGATCAGCAGTCGGGAGCAAAGAAGGCTCTTTTCTGGGCCGCGATGACCTATGTTGTCGCAGCGTTGGGCGCGATCATCCAGGCTTTGTACTTTGCGAAGATCTTCCTGGGGCGTGGGCGACGCGGTTGA
- a CDS encoding HD domain-containing protein — MADLDEALVLVATHFRGVRDKAGLPYVLHCLRVMMSVDSLDAKMVAVMHDLVEDTAVTMDDLRQRGFSETVLTALELVTHRDADSYQDYVVRIKDDAIACEVKLADLCDNTSPSRMLLREGREDRDTARIQKYLLSYNFLSDQIDQPTYRRRMTAIANA, encoded by the coding sequence ATGGCGGATTTAGACGAAGCACTGGTATTGGTGGCAACGCATTTCCGCGGAGTTCGCGACAAAGCCGGTTTGCCGTACGTGCTGCATTGCCTGCGAGTGATGATGAGCGTCGATTCGCTGGATGCCAAAATGGTTGCCGTGATGCATGATCTTGTCGAAGACACTGCAGTAACCATGGATGATTTGCGGCAACGCGGATTCTCGGAAACGGTTCTGACGGCTCTGGAATTAGTGACTCATCGCGATGCGGATTCTTACCAGGACTATGTGGTGCGAATCAAAGACGACGCGATCGCCTGCGAGGTCAAGCTGGCGGACCTTTGCGACAACACATCGCCATCTCGAATGCTGCTGCGTGAAGGACGCGAGGACCGGGACACCGCCCGAATCCAAAAGTACCTGCTTAGCTACAATTTCCTGTCCGATCAGATCGACCAGCCAACCTATCGCCGACGGATGACAGCAATCGCGAACGCATAG
- a CDS encoding DUF6653 family protein produces MNRLGRLTEQAMGMNDTVWQRHVNPWSGWTRVVTLPLLAIAIWSRVWIGLWSLVPIAVLIVWIWINPRVFPRPKSVDNWMSQGVLGERIWLANEPGTVAGHHVRVARKLTMIAGLGTAIFLGGLIWLDLAATLFGLAVTMLGKLWFIDRMVWIYRDHQSVEG; encoded by the coding sequence ATGAACAGGTTGGGTCGTTTGACTGAGCAGGCGATGGGAATGAACGACACGGTGTGGCAGCGGCACGTGAATCCGTGGAGTGGCTGGACTCGCGTCGTCACCCTGCCGCTGCTGGCGATCGCGATCTGGAGCCGGGTTTGGATCGGTCTCTGGTCGCTAGTTCCGATCGCAGTCTTGATCGTTTGGATTTGGATCAACCCGCGGGTGTTCCCACGACCAAAGTCCGTGGATAATTGGATGTCGCAAGGTGTGCTGGGCGAGCGAATTTGGTTAGCCAACGAACCCGGCACGGTGGCCGGGCATCATGTCCGCGTCGCTCGCAAGCTGACGATGATCGCCGGGTTGGGCACCGCGATCTTCTTGGGCGGACTGATCTGGCTGGACCTTGCGGCCACGTTGTTTGGTCTAGCGGTGACAATGCTAGGCAAACTGTGGTTCATCGACCGGATGGTCTGGATCTATCGTGACCACCAGAGTGTCGAGGGTTGA
- a CDS encoding TetR/AcrR family transcriptional regulator C-terminal domain-containing protein, protein MAKTKKTDQRRGSLRKERVLEAAVRIADQGGIDALTMRKIAQKLNVEAMSLYNHVANKDEILDGIVDAVVGEIDVPAVGGDWRVAMQRRATSAHQVLMQHPWATMLIVSRVNSGPAMLRYADATIGCLVEAGFSYPAADYAWNAIDSFVYGFTLQKLNFPFQPDQYATVATQYLPMIPADEYPYLHSLSQQVIALRHDGIHELDFGLELVLDGLEAMRRR, encoded by the coding sequence ATGGCGAAGACGAAAAAGACCGATCAGCGTCGCGGTTCGCTACGAAAGGAACGCGTCTTGGAAGCAGCGGTTCGCATTGCCGACCAGGGTGGCATCGATGCCCTAACGATGCGAAAGATTGCCCAAAAGCTGAACGTTGAAGCGATGTCGTTGTACAACCACGTCGCCAACAAGGACGAGATCCTGGATGGAATCGTCGATGCCGTGGTGGGTGAGATCGACGTGCCCGCGGTGGGTGGGGATTGGAGGGTCGCGATGCAGCGTCGGGCCACTTCGGCTCACCAAGTGCTGATGCAACATCCTTGGGCGACCATGTTGATCGTTTCACGCGTGAATTCCGGCCCGGCGATGCTGCGGTACGCGGACGCAACGATCGGATGTCTGGTGGAAGCTGGCTTTTCGTATCCGGCCGCGGACTATGCATGGAACGCGATCGACAGTTTCGTCTATGGATTCACGTTACAGAAATTGAACTTTCCGTTTCAGCCCGATCAATACGCAACGGTTGCCACGCAGTATCTGCCCATGATCCCGGCGGATGAATACCCCTATCTGCATTCTCTTTCGCAGCAGGTGATTGCACTGCGGCACGATGGGATTCACGAATTGGATTTTGGTTTGGAACTGGTGTTGGACGGGCTTGAAGCGATGAGACGGAGATAG
- a CDS encoding NAD(P)-dependent alcohol dehydrogenase, which translates to MFHFPGWVTVRAIYQQEYGSPQTLALTELERPSIRRDEVRICVHAAGLHIGDAFAVRGTPFLMRMETGWRRPRYGVPGFDVAGVVESVGANVKQWKPGDAVFGACKGSCAELVSAKQDHIAAKPNNLTYAQAAALPTSGLAALHALRNVARVTAGQKVLINGASGGVGTYAVQIAKAFGAGVTGVCSDRNAGLVRSIGADHVIAYDHSDFAAGQQRYDVILDNVENRSLHDCRRVLAPSGILILNSGTGASGLSLLWRIAKPLLLSPFSRQRLRRYLSMPNRKDLETLTSLIDAGSLSPVIDRCYTLDETASAVQHLEAGHARGKVVVLVQSDSETAGTEP; encoded by the coding sequence TTGTTTCACTTTCCAGGATGGGTGACCGTGCGGGCAATCTATCAACAGGAATATGGGTCGCCGCAGACGCTAGCGCTGACCGAACTGGAACGGCCTAGCATCCGAAGAGATGAAGTTCGCATCTGTGTCCACGCCGCAGGCTTGCACATCGGGGACGCCTTCGCTGTGCGAGGAACCCCGTTTCTGATGCGGATGGAAACCGGGTGGCGCAGGCCTCGATACGGTGTGCCCGGATTTGATGTTGCTGGAGTCGTTGAATCGGTCGGAGCGAACGTCAAGCAATGGAAGCCTGGCGACGCAGTGTTTGGAGCCTGTAAAGGTTCGTGTGCCGAATTGGTGTCTGCCAAGCAAGACCACATCGCTGCCAAGCCGAACAATCTGACGTACGCCCAAGCCGCAGCGCTGCCAACCTCTGGGCTAGCTGCTTTGCACGCCCTTCGAAACGTGGCTCGCGTAACCGCCGGACAAAAAGTCCTGATCAACGGTGCATCCGGCGGTGTCGGAACTTATGCCGTGCAGATCGCCAAGGCGTTTGGCGCCGGAGTCACTGGCGTGTGCAGCGATCGCAATGCTGGCTTGGTCCGCTCGATCGGTGCCGATCACGTCATCGCCTACGACCATTCTGATTTTGCGGCCGGGCAGCAACGATACGATGTCATCTTGGACAACGTCGAAAATCGGTCGCTTCACGATTGCCGTCGTGTGCTGGCCCCATCCGGCATACTGATTCTGAACAGCGGGACTGGCGCCAGTGGACTTTCTTTGCTGTGGCGAATCGCCAAGCCGTTGCTGCTGTCACCATTTTCGCGTCAGCGTCTGCGGCGTTACCTTTCCATGCCGAACCGCAAAGATCTGGAAACGCTGACTTCGCTTATCGATGCCGGCAGTTTGTCACCCGTCATCGACCGCTGCTATACGCTAGACGAAACGGCATCGGCAGTACAACACCTGGAAGCGGGGCACGCCCGCGGGAAAGTGGTGGTGCTGGTCCAGTCGGATTCCGAAACCGCAGGCACGGAGCCATGA
- a CDS encoding DUF1569 domain-containing protein, translating to MNDLRTIEFADLTAAVDEARSLLASGYSRQGQWTLGQICRHLVLVQDPSVDGYPRWMSLFAFLRPVMRRWLLPKLLSGDSPTGIRTTSSFTPPASTDDATEVDRFAASVDRLLHYTGDYAAHPAFGRLPRARILEIHSAHAAHHLRFLIPSK from the coding sequence ATGAACGATCTACGGACCATCGAATTTGCAGACCTGACCGCTGCCGTCGACGAAGCGCGTTCCCTGTTGGCCAGTGGATACAGCCGTCAGGGACAGTGGACGCTGGGCCAAATTTGCCGACACTTGGTGTTGGTTCAAGATCCCAGCGTTGATGGGTATCCCCGTTGGATGTCGTTGTTCGCGTTCTTGCGGCCAGTGATGCGACGATGGCTTTTGCCCAAGCTACTCAGCGGCGATTCGCCAACGGGCATTCGGACAACATCTTCGTTCACACCACCCGCTTCTACCGACGATGCGACGGAGGTGGATCGGTTCGCCGCTAGTGTCGATCGACTGTTGCATTACACGGGAGACTACGCAGCCCACCCAGCGTTCGGCCGCCTGCCCCGAGCACGGATCCTCGAGATTCACAGTGCCCACGCCGCACACCATCTGCGGTTCCTGATTCCCAGCAAATGA
- a CDS encoding zinc-dependent alcohol dehydrogenase encodes MKAVCWHGRHDMRVDNVDDPKIVDPGDVVIQVTSTAICGSDLHLYNGYMPSMQAGDVIGHEPMGVVVEVGNAVSKLKKGDRVVVPFTLSCGHCFFCNRTEFSLCDESNPNADMAAKMMGQSPAGLLGYSHMLGGFAGGQAEYLRVPFADVGPIKIPDGIPDDQVLFLSDIFPTGYMGAENCDIEPGDTVAVWGCGPVAQFAIQSAWMFGAGRVIAIDREPERLEMARRHGKAETIHFEQQDVYERLMEMTKGRGPDRCIDAVGAEAHAASGIREAIDDVKEATHVPANHPYVLAEAIKCCRKGGTISIPGVYTSTVDGIPMGPAMNKALTFKMGQTHVQRYLQPLLEKIVEGAIDPSFVITHRGSLDQAPELYKTFEQRSDSCIKVVLNP; translated from the coding sequence ATGAAAGCGGTTTGTTGGCACGGGCGTCATGACATGCGAGTAGACAATGTCGATGATCCCAAAATTGTGGATCCGGGCGATGTTGTCATTCAAGTGACGTCGACGGCAATTTGCGGCAGCGACCTTCACTTGTACAACGGTTACATGCCGTCGATGCAAGCGGGCGATGTGATCGGTCATGAACCGATGGGCGTGGTCGTCGAAGTGGGGAATGCTGTATCGAAATTGAAGAAGGGTGATCGTGTCGTGGTACCGTTCACTCTTTCGTGTGGTCACTGCTTCTTCTGTAACCGAACTGAATTTTCGCTATGCGATGAATCCAACCCCAACGCGGACATGGCGGCCAAAATGATGGGCCAGTCGCCCGCCGGCCTGCTCGGGTATTCGCACATGCTAGGTGGCTTCGCGGGCGGGCAGGCCGAGTACCTGCGAGTTCCGTTTGCCGATGTCGGGCCGATCAAGATTCCCGACGGCATACCCGATGACCAAGTCCTTTTCCTTTCGGATATTTTTCCAACTGGATACATGGGTGCCGAGAATTGTGACATCGAGCCCGGCGACACCGTCGCCGTATGGGGCTGTGGCCCAGTCGCTCAGTTCGCCATTCAAAGTGCATGGATGTTCGGTGCAGGTCGAGTGATCGCGATTGACCGTGAACCCGAGCGGTTGGAGATGGCACGGAGACATGGCAAGGCCGAGACGATTCATTTTGAACAACAGGATGTGTACGAGCGGCTAATGGAGATGACGAAAGGACGCGGGCCGGATCGATGTATCGATGCGGTGGGCGCCGAAGCTCATGCGGCTAGCGGGATCCGCGAAGCGATTGACGACGTCAAAGAGGCGACTCACGTACCGGCGAACCATCCGTATGTGTTGGCCGAAGCGATCAAGTGCTGTCGCAAGGGCGGGACAATTTCGATTCCCGGTGTCTACACGAGCACGGTGGACGGAATTCCCATGGGGCCGGCGATGAACAAGGCGTTGACCTTCAAGATGGGACAAACGCATGTTCAAAGGTACTTGCAGCCCTTGCTGGAAAAGATCGTCGAAGGAGCCATCGACCCGTCGTTTGTGATCACGCACCGCGGATCTCTGGATCAAGCTCCCGAGCTTTACAAGACTTTCGAACAACGCAGCGACAGCTGCATCAAAGTTGTCCTGAATCCTTAG
- a CDS encoding TspO/MBR family protein has translation MSWRDWYDALEKPTWTPEPSTIGLIWQILYPIILVTFGYIFYRVARKKIPFPVAIPLVINLIANVAFTPIQFGLRNLPLAAVDIAIVWITILWAMKAIWPHHRWIALAQIPYLVWVSIATVLQFTITWNN, from the coding sequence ATGTCTTGGCGTGACTGGTACGATGCTCTCGAAAAACCAACCTGGACTCCCGAACCATCGACGATCGGGCTGATCTGGCAGATTCTGTATCCGATCATATTGGTTACCTTTGGCTACATCTTCTATCGAGTCGCTCGCAAGAAGATTCCGTTTCCGGTGGCGATCCCGCTGGTGATCAACCTGATCGCGAACGTCGCGTTCACGCCGATTCAGTTTGGTCTTCGAAATCTCCCGCTTGCGGCGGTCGACATCGCGATCGTTTGGATCACGATCCTATGGGCGATGAAGGCGATTTGGCCTCACCACCGCTGGATCGCTCTTGCACAGATCCCATACCTGGTGTGGGTTTCCATTGCGACCGTGTTGCAGTTCACGATCACTTGGAACAACTAA